One Halalkalicoccus jeotgali B3 genomic window, CATCAACACGCACGAATCTGCGGCGATGTGGGATTTGTATCTTCCAGCAGACAAAGGAATTGCTATCCGTTCTACAGTCGGTCGGTTTCGGGAAGCGATTAATGAATCGGATAATGACGCGAAAATTGAGATAGACACTGATGATGATGAAGTCGAAGAATTAGACGCAATAATGAAAATTGGAAAGGTCAACTATATTGACTATTCTTCCAAACTAATCCCTGAAAGCAATTCATTTGCCCCACTATATCACAAGCGGAAAAGTTACGAACACGAAAATGAATTCCGCGCCAGCTTTTCAAAATTTGGGGATATGTTGGAACTACAAGGTGGATTAAGACCCGATGCCGATTTCGCTACGGCACCCGGTCATAATGTAGAAGTCGACTTGTCTAAACTGATTGAATCTGTTTACGTAGCGCCGTCGGCGCCGAATTGGTTCTTCGAAGTTCTTGAATCCGTGACCGATAGGTACGACATAGACATTCAGATACAACAATCGGATTTAGACGACGACCCCGTCTTTTGAAGATGTTCTACGGCGGGGGTCGTCCGTGTTTATTCTGCCTCCCCTGTATAGCAGTCACAAAGTTTGATGACAGAACAGTACACCAGAAATTATGCATCATCAGATGTTCCGGAAAATACACTGAAACCATCTTCGCTACCCTCAATATAGTTGACCCGGACGCCCTGGACATGATTGTCAGTAATGAGGAAGAGGAGTAACAGTCAGAAGGATTCGGACTCAACATTTTCTAACCAGCCAGAACTCTCGTCATCGTCCTCTTCACTATCTGTTATCAGGGAATTACCGTCTGAGAGGGTAATACCAGAGTAACACCGAATTCGTTTCCTGTCGATGTTTGGACGAGTCTGTTCGATGTTCGTATTCCGTTTGAGTTTCTTCGTCACTGTCTGCTTCGGACGTAACGGAAGTCCCTGGGTATCACAGAACCCGCAGCTATGTGGGGTAACTATCCTCGCTGTCTTCAACCCCGCTTAGGAGTTAGTACAGTAACTCCTCTACCAAGAGGACGAACAGCCCGTTATTACCAGACTGTAATCCACAAGGACGGCTCAAAGGCGAGATAAGTCCTATGAAGAGAGGCCCAACCTCATCATAACGAGGATAAGAGACATGGCGGTGAAAGCTGCCAATGCTCACTCGTTACGTTCATCAGAAACTCTCTCTGGTTTGATTATCGCCCTCAACCATGTCTTCCATTTCTGGCGTATCAGATTCTACTGCATCCCAGAAGTATTCATTTCCTATATTGGTAAAATCAATCCCTCTCAGAGAATCCGGTCGAGCTGTCTCATCAAAGTAGGGATTATCCACGTTCTCCTGATAACCCCGATACTCCCGAACACCGGGGAGTTTCTTCAGTTTCCCAGTAAGAGTGGCTTGAGCCTTACAGGGGAGGTTAGCATCCTTACTCATCCGAAGATACGTCTGATAGAGGTCTTTCTTAGTCCGTGCATCATCCTCAACGGCCTCATCAGTCTCGATGCAGGTTTCAATGAACCTCTCAATGCTTGACCCGTAAGAGTGCCACTTGCTTATCTTGTCGGCCTCAGATAACTCATTAGTATACCCAGTCTTCCCTCGAGATTTGATACGAGCATATCCTTCAATAAGCCAATTTAGGATTCCAGCCCGTCTCTGTTCGGATTCAACCATTTTTTCATCCAAGCTCGCATCTCTGTCTTCTTTGGGGACTGTCTGGGGGAAATCCACGAACAGGAAACGGTTGTAAAATATCCCATCGGCTCCTGGCATTTCGGGAAGCTGGTTGGTAGCAAACAGATGATTGGAAGTAGGGATAAACTCATACACTGAATCTCCTTTATCTTCGGCCCGTTTAGAGTCCCCGCCCCCAGTAAGGGTCTTTACCGCTTCTTGGTGGTTTACCTTTTCAGTAGACAGCTCGTTTGCAATATTCAGAGGCCGGTCCTTCAGAGAGTTAGTAGACCATCTACTATCTGCCAACTCCTTTATCGGCTCTGCTGCAACGTTGCCCTTCCCAAAGATGGATTCAATGGCATGGAGATACGTTCCTTTGCCAGCGTTCTGAGGGCCAATGAGGACTGCCATTTTCGTTGGTTGCTCCCAGTCTTCGAGGGCTATTCCGGTATATTCCTGGAGTTTTTCGAGGTCTTTGTCTTGAACAGTTTCTTCCAAGGAATCAACGAATAGCTGATTTTCCGCTCCTTCAATGTAGGGAGTATCCATGTTCTTCCGGAATCCATACTCGGGGGAATGGTCCTCCAATTCCGGATTATCTGGGTCAGTGAGATTCAAGACACCATTCTTGACACAAATGAAGCCTTCTGGTGGGTTGAATACCGTATCCTCCATGACCCATGACATACTCTGAAGCCTCGATTTTACTTCTCCCTTAGTGCGGTTATCACACAACCACTTCAGACGGTCATTAAGGACTTTATCGACCTTCTTACCACCATTCTCTTTGTAGGTACCCTCGGACTCATCATACCAGAAGACCTCTTCAGAGGACTCTAAGGTCTTGATATGGTATTCCTCTACAAGTTTCTCTGCGGCCCTGTAATCGGCCTTTTTGGTATCCCCGAAATCATCGTTCTCGTACATGGCCAGAATCTCGGACCAGCTATCAGAGTCCGGTTCAAGGGATGTCTTATCATGGCTGTCATGGGGTTTGTTTTCGGTTCTGTGGGATTTCTTCTGCTTGTCAATCCTCTCTTTTCTCTCTAACCGTCTTTGAAAGAGTTTTTCGTCGCTTTTCTCCGTTTCACTCTCATTGTCATCAATATCTTCCGTATTTGTCGCAAAAGTCATTGTCCCATCATCATCATCATTTTCCTCTCCTTCAGAATCTTCACTCAAATCAACTGGCTCACCCTTAAATCGGGAATTATTGTAGGTGAGATTGCCAGATTCGTCAAAAAGGCTATCCTTATACTCCGCGCTAAAGCTGTAGTCCGTCATATGAATGCCATCAAATTTCTACATCTCCAATATTGACATGAAGATAGTTGTGTCCCGTCTCGCTGCTGTCAATTCTCTCTTTTACCTTCAAAATTTCCGCTTAGTGACTACTCTGGACTGTAATCTCGTTTCTCCATTTCCTCATTGAGCTTTTCGCGCACGAATCCAGCCAAGTTGATTACCTCAACCTCATCAAGGAATTCCTTGTGCTTGTCCTCCAAACGAACTGTAGTACGATGTTCTGACATTATTTTGGGTCATATCCGCGCTTCTTCATTTCTTCATAGAGGGATTTCCGAACAAAACCGGAAAAATTGAAGCCCTGTTCTTCTCTGAGGAATTTTTCCTGCTCTTCTTCAATTAGTACGCTCTTCCGAAACTTGGTGTTCTGTTTTGATTTCGCCATTGTAACGTCTATAATAGACCGCTGAAGTTGTCTCACCCATTGATGTGGTAGCTATTCTATCCGTCTCCAATCGCTATTCGAACTCGACTGTGTGGTTCTCATCGAGGTATTCTTTGGTACTTTCCGAGACTGTCTCTATGTAGTCCTCACTGGCCTCCTCTGCCTCTTTTTCGCGTTTTTCGACCAGTTCCTCATTCATATCACTCCAATGCCGTGGTGGATTATCCGCTAACTCTTCATGGATTTCTTCGGTGAGTGATTTCGGGTCCGTTTCGAGGTCCTCCAATTGTCCGGTCAATGCATCATCGACTGTTACTGAGTCCTCAATCCTTTCAACCATATCATCGGGGATTTGTGCCATGACCCATCGACCGAGCGCCTGTTCGATAGCAGTAGAGCGAGTTTCAGTTGAATCCGGTAGGTCTGGTTCATTGATGACACTCGGACTAGGGTACTGTTTCGTTATGTCATGGTCTTCGAATTTCGTTTCCAGATACTCCTTCAGTTCAACGGGTGAGAAGGCATTAATCTCGACACGGTTGTCCTCACCGAGATATTCGTAGGTTTCATCATCAACAATACCGTCATCATGCATCGTCTCTAACTGAGATAGCGTTTTATCCTTATATTCGCCCTTCTCGGCCGGTAATCCGTATTCGTGTACGTCGTCGCAAGTCACCCCAATCTTTTCGGTGGCGAGTTCGTCGAGGTCGGACAACTCATCGGGGGATGATACGTTGTCTGCAATGCCCACCCCGGCAATGTCCAAATCGGACAACACATACAACGTTGCATCGGGATTCGCTGTCTGTATCTTTTCGACCAACTTCTGTCCTGCGGTAGTGTTCCACCCCTTGGAGTTAATGAGCCCGATGTCGTATTTCTTGGTCAGCTCGAATTCACGGTGGAGAATGTCCATGAACCCTGTTTTCTCGATGAAGAGAATATCCCCATAATCCACATCGGATGGGTCATACTGTCGAACAGCGGTTGTCCCGAGATTGATCCGCTGGTTTGTATGGGGCTCAACGAAAAACCCACGTTCATCGCGTATAATGAGGCGTTCTCCTAATTCCTCTTCCTCGAATTCGGAGATATAATCACTAAACGTGTCGAAGTTCAGTTCAAGCGGTTTTGGGTCATCGACTGTTGCTTTAGTCGAGTATTGATACCCCCGCTTTTCGGCTTCGTCCAGGAACAACGGACGGAATTTATAGTACAATTGCCGCATCTCGATGGAATACGTACCATTATCCGTGGCGTCATTGTACACATCCCAGAAGTTGTCCCAAACGAAATCCTTGATGAATCCGTTTGGTGCTTTACCAGATAATGTCTCTTCTTGTTCCTCTTCGCGGAGATCATTTAATCTCGGACGGATATCTCTCTCTATCTTCCGCTTCGCTTTCCCAACAACCTCCGAAATGACTCTTTCAAACGGCTCGGAATTGAAACCCTGTTTACCTTTATCTCGGAATCCAACATTGGGACAGTAGATGTTGGCAACAACTACGTATTGGTGATTGCCATTAAACGATGTGTCAAAGGATGATGCGCCTTCTGAAAGGGGAGAGTGTAGATGGACAAAACCGCCGTCATAGAGGACTGATTGATTGATTCCCAATATGTGTTTACTCCCTGCACGCTCATTTTTCCCCGTGATCCAGGTCGGAACAGCAGCTAACTCGAAACAGAACGGGACTGTCTTGTTGCCTTCATCGTAACTACCGCCTGCTTGGTAGTAAACAGTGATATCGTCAATATCATCGTATCCTTCCCTGTCTATCTGCTCGACTATCGTTTCTGGCCCATCACCGACGTATGCATGCAATCGTGTTTCGAGGTCTGTCCCAATACTGCCAATGGTTTCATCGAGTCCGCTTTCGGAGCGTTCCGTAGTCAACTCACAGGCGTCCTCATAGACCCTTTTAAGTACATCCTCAGTGATTTCGGAGTTATCAATATCCTCAACAATCTCATCGGCCTTGGTTTTCAGTCCGTGGAACTGGGATACAAAATCCCGTAACGTCATGTCCGGGTCTACATCCCTATCTGCCTGATATCGCTCGATAAAGCCATTGAACGAGAACCATGTTGCTAACTCTTTTTGAGTAGCTGATGTAACAGTTGGGCTTGGAATGGCAGGATACGTTTCACTCTCTCCATCGATAATCAACTCGAAATCACACTGCGGATTGAGTAATACAAGCCTTCTAAATGCTTTCCGGACTTTATCCCGTCGAATAGGATGGTTATTCACAATTTCCAAACCATCATAGCTACTACTGTTACCAAATTCGACTGTTACACCAAATCCAGACACATCAGATGGCCCGTCTTTCGTGATTTCAACATGATATTGCCCAAATTCCTTTCGAGTGTCAATTGTATATCTCTGTTTCTGGGAATGGATGACCAACGGCTTGTCCCCATTGATTACGTGCTGGATACCGAGGATGCTCATCAGAGCATTGCCCTGATTGCCACGGGTTGGGAGTGCATAATGGCGCTTCGAACCGACGAAATAATCTATATCACCGAAGATATCATGAATGGTTCCCTCATCAATTCCGGGGCCATCATCATAGACGCCAATCTCCGTTACGTAGGGATTACGGTGGGAGTTCTCCTCTGTTTCTACTTCTACCGTAATACTCACCCCATCAGATGCTTCAAGGGAGTTATCGATAAGCTCCTTCAGGCAGTAGACACCCCAATGCGACGGGGATTGTCCGGTTATTGTCTCTAACCCATCCTCAGTGAAATTCTCGTTCGTTCTCGATGTCCGATGCATTCGGCGGGTCATAACGAACCACCGATTTTCGGATTCCGGTGTGATGCGTCTAGAGTAATGACCCGGTTTTGCATATTCCGGGATTCGTTTTCGATGCCCGATTTTCGGATTCGACCGAGATGCAGCAAGCCTGATGTCCAGGTTTCGTAAAATCGACAATTCGTTTTCGTCCCTATCTCGTCATAAATATGTTTAGCTGTCATTTTTAGTCTTGTATTGAATCTGCTGTTAATCGTTACTTCTAATAGTCACTCAAACCAACACAAGACCGGGTACCAATCCAGAATTGCGTTGCGGTCGTTATTTTTACCCACATGCCTACCCGGGGTAGACACATCACTGTGCCATGGAGGTGTTTTGGTTCCCAGATATAATCTCGAACTGGGTAGCTTGCTGATACCGAGGTGCTTGGTTGCATTCTGGGAAGCCATCCCATTGGGCTCAGAGCACCGGGCTCCGAAACTAGTCGCACTTGCGACGTACCCTGGCCGATGGGTCACAGTATCATCGGAGAGCCACTACTGTCCAAAGGGACGAGACATGGAGACACGCGCTTGGCGCACCATGCCCATCGTGTGGAGGACATCAATGACTGTCCGAGGACCGAGACGAGGTATCACCGATGCCCCCGCCCGATTTGTGGCGAACAGTTGGGTTTGTTTTGCCTGTCTTCTGTCTATCTAATAATAAGTGATTTATACATATAATTCTGTTGCTTTCAATATACTGCTATTCATATGATTACATGGATAAAGGAGATAGATTGATATGTGAAACGAAACTAGTACATGAAGCTACTGCTACCAAAGGTAATTGTGAAGAATCAATATGATTATGTCAAGGGTACGTCAGTGGTGAGTCACTACAATACCAGTACCATGTCAGGGGTCAGATTGAGAGCAAAATACCGCAATTCATACAGTACAAATCTTCTACCCCTATAAGACACCATTATTACCCTCAATCATGTCAGGAGTCAGTATGTAGTTAGTAACCCTCCGATAGGGGTAGTGAGAAGACGTAGAACACCCGGTAGGGGTATGACTGGAGTGAGTCTCACCCCTGACATGGAAAACGAAAAATCAACGTATCTCCATTCCTTCTTGCGTTTTTCTTTCTGGACTGACCCCTGACATGGATACCGACATGAACAGGCGCGGATTCGGTACGTCATTATCCCTTGTGCAACATCCTTTATGGGACAGGCCAATTGTTGAACAAGGTATGTGAGAAGAGTTGTCACCCATTAATCTGGCCCAGAAGGCTAGCTATGGGTTTGGCTGTTGGAGTAGTGGAAAATTATTTACCAGAGTACCTTATAATATTCATCTGTGAAAGATAAGAAAGAATATGAAAAAGAGTACGATTACGAGTTTGAATATGAGGGTGAGAAAGTCCAAGTGGGAGCTCATACTGTCATTGCTGATTCTGGTGTCGTGAATCAGTATGTTCAGTGGAAAACGGGAGAATGGAATGGCGAGTACGGTTACGTTGAATCAGGGAGAGTAATAGGCCCATATCTGGTATTCGGAGAAGACCCTCAAAATTATCCTACTAACATCCATAATGGTACAGCGGACAGTATCGAAATACCAGAGGACATTTTCAAGCAATTGGTAGGGGACCACGAAAAGCAACTGTATGATTTGAGGAGAGAGTAGATTATCATCCGGGTTTTACTCTTTCCAGGCAGATAACAGCCTGTTGTCAAGATATGACTAGTAGTAATGAGTAGCATATCGAAACGGGCCAGTGTCGGGGACGTAATTATATCTAATTAGAAGGTGAAACATCCAAATACAAAATATATCCCAAATGGCTATGGACGGGCGAGCTGACCCCTCCATCTCACTATCTCAATTCCCCGGTTTTGTTCAACAGTGGTACTGAGTTTGTATAAGCGTAAAACACCGTCTGAGGCCCGAAACAGAGCCAAGAAGATAGTTGGGAAATACATGGTCAACCACGTTTCGCTATGTTCGCTGCGGTCTCTGTTACAGTTTTCATGATTTTTACATCTCTATACAATCACATAACTAAAATTTGTTTTATGATGATTGGTCTTCAAATACGAACTACCTCCTGGTAAGGGAGGTGATTCATGGTTGAAGTCGGATATGGGTTTACTCCCATGCCTTCATCCCGCAACGGCGAACTAATGATACTCATTCATGGACAAGTTGCAACCATAGTGCTGCTATCCCCTGTCATCCCGCTGGGAACGACAATAGAGGGCGGGAAAAGAAACCTCAGTCAGATAGTCAGTGGCTACATGAGGATTCGGAGCTTGTACCCCAGGTTTTGACGCCGAAAAGAGGGTTCCGCGTTAGGTTCGCGCCAAGACCGTCAACAGCTCCTCGATGAGAAGCGCTGACAGGTAGCAGTTCGTAACGAGAATTCCCGCGACGAGTAGCCAAGTCATCATTGGTCTCGCTCCGTGTAACAGTCGAAACATGGGAGGTCATCCCCATTGGGACCGCAGCAGCCCGTCTGACCGTTTTGACAGGTATTGTCGGTGTGTCCACCGTCAACCATTGTAACCGACTGAGTAGCCTGCTGCCCCATTGTGCAGCTTGGACTGTCTTTTTTGGTACTTCTTATCACTCCTATAGTCATTCCAAAAACATTATACAACAGTTGCAAAGTGGATAGTTGTATGAAGGGGAGGCGACCAACGCGCCGGGGGGTTCTGCAAAATGTCTTTGGGATAGGGCTGTTCTCATGGTTTATCTCCAAGATAAAGCAATTATTCGGGGTACAGAGCGACAGCGGGCGTAAGAGTCCGGAAGAGATGACGACTGAGAACAAGCCACTACACGCCGACCAAGAGCAAGCTAAAGAACCGAAGGAGGAAGAAGAGG contains:
- a CDS encoding DUF2971 domain-containing protein produces the protein MAEEESEFWSPTVPSDDTPIWRYRDLSQFLSILEKQSLWFNRADLFSDPFEGSFAKANVETRQFRYAQTEIPNDVLETMSVMAKKFRKTTYLNCWHINTHESAAMWDLYLPADKGIAIRSTVGRFREAINESDNDAKIEIDTDDDEVEELDAIMKIGKVNYIDYSSKLIPESNSFAPLYHKRKSYEHENEFRASFSKFGDMLELQGGLRPDADFATAPGHNVEVDLSKLIESVYVAPSAPNWFFEVLESVTDRYDIDIQIQQSDLDDDPVF
- a CDS encoding DNA primase family protein — protein: MTDYSFSAEYKDSLFDESGNLTYNNSRFKGEPVDLSEDSEGEENDDDDGTMTFATNTEDIDDNESETEKSDEKLFQRRLERKERIDKQKKSHRTENKPHDSHDKTSLEPDSDSWSEILAMYENDDFGDTKKADYRAAEKLVEEYHIKTLESSEEVFWYDESEGTYKENGGKKVDKVLNDRLKWLCDNRTKGEVKSRLQSMSWVMEDTVFNPPEGFICVKNGVLNLTDPDNPELEDHSPEYGFRKNMDTPYIEGAENQLFVDSLEETVQDKDLEKLQEYTGIALEDWEQPTKMAVLIGPQNAGKGTYLHAIESIFGKGNVAAEPIKELADSRWSTNSLKDRPLNIANELSTEKVNHQEAVKTLTGGGDSKRAEDKGDSVYEFIPTSNHLFATNQLPEMPGADGIFYNRFLFVDFPQTVPKEDRDASLDEKMVESEQRRAGILNWLIEGYARIKSRGKTGYTNELSEADKISKWHSYGSSIERFIETCIETDEAVEDDARTKKDLYQTYLRMSKDANLPCKAQATLTGKLKKLPGVREYRGYQENVDNPYFDETARPDSLRGIDFTNIGNEYFWDAVESDTPEMEDMVEGDNQTRESF